A genome region from Streptomyces antimycoticus includes the following:
- a CDS encoding YeiH family protein, whose protein sequence is MTLTAAPGRARQAAGWRPPATAYGLGLAVAGVAAAWGVHWLLPAVPLLTASVVLGIVAAHLPGARGLVRGVCRAGLSFAGKRLMRLGIVLLGLKLSLSDVLGLGWATVAMVLGVVAATFCGTWWLGRRMGLRGDQPLLIATGYSICGASAIGAVSEVSESDERDVATSVALVTLCGTLAIAVLPLLQHPLGLDDVAFGRWVGASVHDVGQVVATAQTAGPAALGDAVLVKLVRVAMLAPLVAALATSVRARGRAKAAAEGTVGEAAKRRPPLVPLFVLGFLAMTALRSTDLLSTAALDTAATAQELLLAAALFGLGSAVHLPSLTRTGARVAALGLCAWVVIAGASYAGVVLTT, encoded by the coding sequence GTGACGCTGACTGCCGCGCCCGGCCGGGCGCGGCAGGCTGCCGGATGGCGGCCGCCGGCCACGGCGTACGGGCTCGGACTCGCCGTGGCCGGGGTCGCGGCCGCCTGGGGCGTCCACTGGCTGCTCCCCGCCGTCCCCCTGCTGACCGCCTCCGTGGTGCTGGGCATCGTCGCGGCCCATCTGCCGGGGGCGCGCGGACTCGTCCGGGGCGTCTGCCGCGCCGGGCTCTCCTTCGCCGGGAAGCGGCTGATGCGGCTCGGCATCGTGCTGCTCGGCCTCAAGCTCAGCCTGAGCGATGTGCTGGGCCTCGGCTGGGCCACCGTGGCGATGGTCCTGGGTGTGGTCGCGGCCACCTTCTGCGGTACCTGGTGGCTCGGCCGCCGGATGGGGCTGCGCGGCGATCAGCCGCTGCTGATCGCGACCGGCTACTCGATCTGCGGGGCCTCCGCCATCGGCGCGGTGAGCGAGGTGTCGGAGAGCGATGAACGCGACGTGGCCACCTCCGTGGCGCTGGTGACGCTCTGCGGCACCCTCGCCATCGCCGTCCTGCCGCTGCTTCAGCACCCCTTGGGGCTGGACGACGTGGCGTTCGGCCGGTGGGTGGGGGCGAGCGTGCACGACGTGGGCCAGGTCGTGGCCACCGCGCAGACCGCCGGACCGGCGGCACTGGGCGACGCGGTGCTGGTCAAGCTGGTGCGGGTGGCCATGCTCGCCCCGCTGGTCGCCGCGCTCGCGACGTCCGTACGGGCGCGGGGGCGCGCCAAGGCGGCGGCCGAGGGGACGGTGGGCGAGGCGGCGAAGCGGCGGCCGCCGCTGGTGCCGCTGTTCGTCCTCGGCTTCCTCGCGATGACCGCCCTGCGCAGCACGGACCTCCTGTCCACCGCCGCGCTGGACACCGCCGCCACGGCCCAGGAACTCCTCCTCGCCGCCGCCCTCTTCGGCCTCGGCAGCGCCGTCCACCTCCCCTCACTCACCCGCACCGGCGCCCGGGTCGCGGCGTTGGGGCTGTGTGCGTGGGTGGTGATCGCGGGGGCCTCGTACGCGGGGGTCGTGCTCACCACGTAG
- a CDS encoding cysteine dioxygenase family protein, which produces MSTPTAYPSSRLLTARLGEFVGDVREAVDRGLAPDVTAYLVGERLAPHLGAPDLLTPEQREGDPDRYRQHVLHAEPDGSFSIVALVWLPGQRTAIHDHVSWCVTGVHEGEEHERRYRLVPDGPGSRLIAVEDVVNPRGAVCGFAPPGDIHRVWNACGTKAISIHVYGADIARLGSSVRRVYDLPTADEVQGLPTADGQ; this is translated from the coding sequence ATGAGCACCCCGACCGCGTATCCGTCCTCCCGTCTTCTCACGGCACGCCTCGGCGAGTTCGTCGGCGACGTCCGCGAGGCCGTCGACCGGGGGCTGGCGCCCGATGTGACCGCCTATCTGGTCGGCGAGCGGCTCGCGCCCCACCTCGGCGCGCCCGATCTGCTCACCCCCGAGCAGCGCGAGGGCGACCCCGACCGCTACCGCCAGCATGTGCTGCATGCCGAGCCCGACGGCAGCTTCTCGATCGTCGCGCTGGTATGGCTGCCCGGTCAGCGCACGGCGATCCATGACCATGTGTCCTGGTGTGTGACCGGCGTCCACGAGGGCGAGGAGCACGAGCGGCGCTACCGCCTCGTCCCCGACGGCCCGGGCTCGCGGCTGATCGCGGTCGAGGACGTGGTCAACCCGCGGGGCGCGGTGTGCGGTTTCGCGCCGCCCGGAGATATCCACAGGGTGTGGAACGCCTGCGGGACGAAGGCGATCTCGATCCATGTCTACGGGGCGGACATCGCCCGCCTGGGCAGCAGCGTCCGGCGGGTCTACGACCTCCCGACGGCGGACGAGGTCCAGGGCCTTCCGACGGCGGACGGCCAGTGA
- a CDS encoding LysR family transcriptional regulator: protein MFDSRHVKTFHEVVRSGSYSGAARALGYTQPAITQQMKALERAVGSPLFIRVGRGMRLTEAGETLARHADTILTSISTAQEQMSAITRLRSGRVRVCAFPSANATLIPEAMARLAAAHPGVRVELLEGEPPDSLGRVVRGECDITLAFTYPGLREETPAELVEIPLLEDQLTVLLPTGHPLARRRAVKLAELSEERWIAGCLRCRANFLHECAEQGFAPDIAFTTDDNLVVQSMVAAGLGVAMMPGLVLSFLCHQKVTGRALDPASRRHVSAYVLREHLEIPATARVLEELKTVAGNRVGC from the coding sequence GTGTTCGATTCCCGGCACGTGAAGACGTTCCACGAGGTGGTCCGCTCCGGCTCCTACTCCGGGGCCGCCCGCGCGCTCGGCTACACCCAGCCGGCCATCACCCAGCAGATGAAGGCGCTGGAACGGGCCGTCGGCAGTCCGCTGTTCATCCGGGTCGGCCGGGGGATGCGGCTGACCGAGGCGGGGGAGACCCTCGCCCGTCACGCCGACACCATCCTGACCAGCATCTCCACCGCCCAGGAGCAGATGAGCGCCATCACCCGGCTGCGCTCGGGCCGGGTCCGCGTCTGCGCCTTCCCCAGCGCCAACGCCACCCTCATCCCCGAGGCCATGGCCCGGCTCGCCGCCGCCCATCCGGGGGTGCGGGTGGAGCTGCTGGAGGGCGAGCCGCCGGACTCGCTGGGGCGGGTGGTGCGCGGGGAGTGCGACATCACGCTCGCCTTCACCTATCCCGGGCTGCGCGAGGAGACCCCGGCCGAGCTGGTGGAGATCCCGCTGCTGGAGGACCAGCTGACGGTGCTGCTGCCGACCGGGCATCCGCTGGCCAGGCGGCGGGCCGTCAAGCTGGCGGAGCTGAGCGAGGAGCGCTGGATCGCCGGGTGTCTGCGGTGCCGCGCCAACTTCCTGCACGAATGCGCGGAGCAGGGCTTCGCCCCGGACATCGCCTTCACCACTGACGACAATCTGGTGGTGCAGAGCATGGTCGCGGCGGGGCTGGGCGTGGCGATGATGCCGGGGCTGGTGCTCTCGTTCCTGTGCCACCAGAAGGTCACCGGGCGCGCCCTGGACCCCGCCTCGCGCCGCCATGTCTCGGCGTATGTGCTGCGCGAACATCTGGAGATACCGGCCACCGCGCGGGTGCTGGAGGAGCTGAAGACGGTGGCGGGGAACCGGGTCGGATGCTGA
- a CDS encoding alpha/beta fold hydrolase, which produces MPHYTSYDGTELAYRVLEARDGSAGPPLICLAGGPGRSAAYLGDLGGLNAHHTLVIPDSRGTGDSPPAVDPSGYAFPGLAEDLEALRRHLDLARFPLLAHDAAAATAQAYAAAHPERLARLIVVCPGARLQGELPEDAREIFESRADEPWWPEAYAAVQLLPGTTDLAEVRRLLLQAAPMAYGRWEEPQRAHAESEGEQLGPVPRAGFWQGVDEAGRRAVLTRLREVPCPVLAITGDRDAVTGMRAGELVAESFPDGQARPLPGVGHYPWVDDPDLFRQAVEDFLAHRPTP; this is translated from the coding sequence ATGCCGCACTACACCTCGTACGACGGAACCGAGCTGGCCTACCGCGTCCTGGAGGCCCGGGACGGCTCAGCGGGGCCGCCGCTGATCTGCCTGGCGGGCGGGCCGGGGCGCAGCGCCGCGTATCTGGGCGACCTCGGCGGACTGAACGCCCATCACACCCTCGTCATCCCCGACAGCCGCGGCACCGGGGACTCCCCGCCCGCCGTCGACCCCAGTGGCTACGCCTTCCCGGGGCTCGCCGAGGATCTCGAGGCGCTCCGCCGCCATCTGGACCTCGCCCGCTTCCCGCTGCTCGCCCATGACGCGGCCGCCGCGACGGCCCAGGCATACGCGGCCGCCCACCCCGAGCGGCTCGCCCGGCTGATCGTGGTCTGCCCGGGCGCGCGGCTGCAGGGCGAACTCCCCGAGGACGCCCGGGAGATCTTCGAGTCCCGCGCCGACGAGCCCTGGTGGCCGGAGGCGTATGCGGCGGTCCAGCTGCTGCCCGGCACCACCGACCTCGCCGAGGTGCGCAGGCTGCTGCTGCAGGCCGCCCCCATGGCGTACGGCCGCTGGGAGGAGCCCCAGCGGGCGCACGCCGAGAGCGAGGGCGAGCAGCTCGGGCCCGTGCCCCGGGCCGGTTTCTGGCAGGGCGTCGACGAGGCGGGGCGGCGCGCGGTGCTGACCCGGCTGCGCGAGGTGCCGTGCCCGGTGCTGGCGATCACCGGCGACCGGGACGCGGTGACCGGGATGCGGGCCGGGGAGCTGGTCGCCGAGTCCTTCCCGGACGGGCAGGCGCGGCCCCTGCCCGGGGTGGGCCACTATCCGTGGGTCGACGACCCGGATCTCTTCCGCCAGGCGGTCGAGGACTTCCTGGCGCACCGCCCCACGCCGTGA